One part of the Bacillus sp. FJAT-27916 genome encodes these proteins:
- a CDS encoding amidase: MTRGQNAYMDNSIVIKRAKSGPLDGLSFSVKDVFEVKGHTNSAGNPDWLRTHEKASSHSPVIEKLLNNGASMNGITITDELMYSLDGINAHYGTPRNPKAPNHIPGGSSSGSAVSVASGDVDFSIGTDTGGSMRIPASYCGIYGFRPSHGIISTAGCIPMAKSFDTVGWMARNPDVLRRVGEVFLGERQLNRKPFTTIYFPEQIWNGLLDKSIVENVKGKTNALLSNQFQETFINWQKAGFSQWPEIFRVIQGYEVWQEHGDWVERVNPSFGPGISDRMKMAATITEFEMKQAWKKRTVIEQMITNLLQEDSLLIIPTAVQGPPSLQSSQEELKQIRSKNLQLTCIASLCGLPQLSIPLFEYKGCPIGLSFVANRREDLRLLKLGEELANQ, from the coding sequence ATGACACGAGGTCAAAACGCTTATATGGACAATTCAATTGTCATTAAACGAGCGAAATCAGGACCTTTGGATGGGCTCAGTTTTTCCGTAAAGGATGTATTTGAAGTTAAGGGGCATACGAACAGCGCCGGTAATCCAGATTGGCTGCGAACCCATGAAAAAGCCTCTTCCCACTCTCCTGTTATAGAAAAATTGCTTAATAATGGAGCAAGCATGAACGGGATAACAATCACAGATGAATTAATGTACAGCCTTGATGGAATCAATGCTCATTACGGTACACCGAGAAATCCTAAAGCCCCAAACCATATTCCCGGCGGTTCATCAAGCGGCTCTGCTGTATCGGTTGCAAGCGGAGATGTGGATTTCTCCATCGGAACAGATACAGGCGGTTCCATGCGGATTCCTGCATCCTATTGCGGTATTTATGGATTCCGGCCAAGCCATGGCATCATTTCAACAGCTGGTTGTATTCCTATGGCCAAAAGCTTCGATACAGTTGGCTGGATGGCAAGAAATCCAGATGTTTTAAGAAGAGTTGGTGAAGTCTTTCTAGGAGAGCGCCAATTGAATAGGAAACCCTTTACGACCATTTATTTTCCGGAGCAGATATGGAATGGCCTGCTAGATAAGAGTATCGTGGAAAACGTGAAAGGTAAGACAAACGCACTTCTTTCAAATCAATTTCAAGAGACGTTTATCAACTGGCAGAAAGCCGGCTTTTCACAATGGCCGGAAATCTTTAGAGTCATACAGGGATATGAAGTATGGCAGGAACATGGGGATTGGGTTGAGCGTGTGAATCCTTCCTTCGGACCAGGGATTTCTGACCGGATGAAAATGGCCGCGACCATCACGGAATTTGAAATGAAGCAAGCATGGAAAAAAAGAACGGTCATTGAACAAATGATTACTAACCTTCTTCAAGAAGATAGCCTGCTTATCATCCCGACAGCCGTACAAGGTCCCCCTTCTCTTCAATCCTCTCAAGAGGAATTGAAACAGATTCGCTCAAAAAATCTCCAGTTGACTTGTATTGCATCATTATGCGGCCTCCCGCAATTGAGCATTCCTCTTTTTGAATATAAAGGATGCCCAATTGGTCTCTCTTTTGTGGCCAACCGAAGGGAAGATTTACGCTTATTGAAGCTTGGGGAAGAATTGGCTAACCAATAG
- a CDS encoding enoyl-CoA hydratase/isomerase family protein, with amino-acid sequence MNHVHYNRLGTNQDIAEIILDRPKARNAFTTDMAKEILELCQTIHHSEARVVLIRSSTEGAFCSGADLKERNGMSEEEWKEQHELFEAMFHQIQDMKQPVIAIVDGYALAGGFEIVLNCDFIIATKHAVFGLPEVTRGIMPGGGGTRLLSRRIPIHKAKEWILTGKKVPAREAEACGLINLLTTREKMKEESVAFAEKIALNAPLAVQYCKASIDELYSMNEKEAREVEIDFYNRCVNTKDRLEGVRAFVEKRQPQFIGE; translated from the coding sequence TTGAATCATGTCCATTATAACCGATTAGGAACCAATCAGGACATTGCGGAAATCATTCTTGACCGCCCGAAAGCGCGAAATGCCTTTACGACAGATATGGCGAAAGAAATTCTTGAACTTTGCCAAACGATTCATCATAGCGAGGCAAGAGTGGTCCTCATCCGCTCATCAACTGAAGGGGCCTTTTGTTCCGGTGCTGACCTAAAGGAACGGAATGGGATGAGTGAGGAGGAGTGGAAGGAACAGCATGAGCTGTTTGAGGCTATGTTTCATCAAATACAGGATATGAAGCAGCCTGTCATCGCCATTGTTGACGGCTACGCACTTGCGGGAGGCTTTGAAATTGTCCTTAACTGTGATTTTATTATTGCTACAAAGCATGCTGTTTTTGGCCTGCCGGAGGTCACAAGGGGAATCATGCCGGGCGGTGGAGGAACAAGACTTCTATCGAGAAGAATTCCGATCCATAAGGCAAAGGAATGGATTTTGACCGGAAAAAAAGTCCCTGCACGAGAAGCTGAAGCATGCGGATTAATCAATCTCCTTACGACAAGGGAAAAAATGAAAGAGGAATCCGTTGCCTTTGCCGAGAAAATCGCTTTGAATGCTCCGCTTGCCGTTCAATATTGCAAAGCCTCCATTGATGAACTTTACAGCATGAATGAAAAAGAGGCACGTGAGGTTGAAATTGATTTTTACAACCGCTGTGTAAATACAAAGGATCGTCTTGAGGGTGTCAGGGCATTTGTGGAGAAAAGGCAGCCGCAATTTATCGGCGAGTAA
- a CDS encoding hydroxymethylglutaryl-CoA lyase produces the protein MIFPKDVEIIEVGPRDGLQNEPNPITTDEKKELINRLAESGFKRIETASFVHPKWVPQMADSEEIAAYCNELGLTYIALTPNMIALERALAMDVPQVAVFIGASNEFNKRNVNRTTDESLKEAERLIKGAKQEGKFVRAYISMAFKCPFQGYVSFEEVDRVCSRFVDLGVDEVDIGDTNGQADPKFVYERFARLTDQYPDQTFVAHFHDTNKMALANVIASMQAGITKFDSSAGGLGGCPYSPGATGNIASERIVHMVEEMGCATGINPLKLREAAQFAKGLSSTQLKEEII, from the coding sequence ATGATTTTTCCAAAAGATGTCGAGATTATTGAGGTTGGTCCGAGAGACGGCCTGCAGAATGAACCAAATCCCATCACGACTGACGAGAAGAAAGAATTGATTAATCGATTAGCTGAATCAGGCTTTAAACGAATAGAGACGGCTTCCTTTGTCCATCCAAAATGGGTGCCGCAAATGGCTGATTCCGAGGAAATAGCCGCCTACTGCAATGAGCTTGGTCTGACGTATATTGCACTAACTCCAAATATGATAGCTTTGGAGAGAGCTCTTGCTATGGATGTTCCTCAAGTTGCTGTCTTTATCGGAGCAAGCAATGAATTCAATAAACGAAATGTAAACCGGACAACAGACGAATCGCTCAAAGAGGCAGAAAGGCTGATCAAGGGAGCCAAACAGGAGGGGAAATTTGTCAGGGCTTATATTTCGATGGCTTTTAAGTGTCCATTCCAAGGCTATGTTTCCTTTGAAGAGGTTGACCGAGTTTGCAGCCGGTTCGTTGATTTAGGTGTTGATGAGGTCGACATCGGGGATACAAACGGTCAGGCTGATCCAAAGTTTGTCTATGAACGCTTTGCCAGATTAACAGATCAATATCCTGACCAGACATTTGTGGCCCATTTCCACGATACGAACAAAATGGCGCTTGCGAATGTAATCGCTTCCATGCAAGCAGGAATTACGAAGTTTGACAGCTCGGCAGGCGGGCTTGGAGGCTGTCCATATTCTCCAGGTGCTACCGGCAATATAGCCAGTGAGAGAATTGTGCACATGGTGGAGGAAATGGGCTGTGCAACAGGCATTAATCCGCTAAAACTCCGAGAAGCGGCTCAATTTGCAAAAGGGTTGTCGAGCACCCAGCTGAAGGAGGAAATAATTTGA
- a CDS encoding enoyl-CoA hydratase/isomerase family protein, with translation MGYETITIDTSGGVCTVRLNRPEVRNALGLETRYELRDFFTKAGEDESIRCIILTGNGPVFSAGGDLSQMEGLDPFKGRKRLQSGHAMIQSMIQLEKPIIAAVNGAAAGAGVSMALACDMILSCSSAVYIQSFVKVGLIPDLGSIYFLPRLIGRHKAMELMMTGERITADEAHRLGLINRVVNDEMLMEEAQKLARRLADGPAHSIGLTKKLINRSILADLEHTLEEEGLAQGICFHSDDFSEGRNAFFEKRKPNFRLRVEE, from the coding sequence ATGGGGTATGAAACGATAACGATAGACACGTCGGGTGGCGTGTGTACCGTCAGGCTGAACCGGCCTGAAGTGAGGAATGCTCTTGGTCTTGAGACCCGTTATGAATTAAGGGATTTTTTCACGAAAGCAGGTGAGGATGAATCAATCCGCTGCATCATTCTCACTGGCAATGGTCCAGTCTTTTCGGCAGGGGGAGATTTAAGTCAAATGGAGGGACTGGATCCATTCAAGGGCAGGAAGAGGCTCCAAAGCGGCCATGCCATGATTCAATCAATGATTCAGCTGGAGAAACCGATTATTGCAGCAGTCAATGGGGCTGCAGCGGGAGCGGGCGTCAGTATGGCTCTTGCCTGTGACATGATTCTTTCTTGCAGCAGTGCTGTCTATATTCAAAGCTTTGTCAAGGTAGGTCTTATCCCAGATTTAGGGTCAATCTATTTTCTGCCGAGGTTGATTGGCAGACATAAGGCCATGGAACTGATGATGACTGGCGAGAGAATTACAGCGGATGAAGCTCATAGGCTAGGTCTGATTAACCGGGTGGTTAATGATGAAATGTTGATGGAGGAAGCACAAAAGCTCGCGCGAAGACTTGCTGACGGACCAGCCCATTCCATCGGGTTAACAAAAAAGCTTATCAATAGGAGCATTCTTGCTGATCTTGAACACACATTAGAGGAGGAAGGATTGGCCCAAGGAATCTGTTTTCATTCAGATGACTTTAGCGAAGGAAGGAACGCCTTTTTTGAGAAGAGAAAACCAAATTTCCGGTTAAGGGTGGAGGAATGA
- a CDS encoding thiolase family protein, whose product MKNPVIIDSVRTAVGRMGGALKDVEVDYLAAKVINEIVARTGIDANTVDEVILGQAKQSTDSPNLARLALLRAGLPIEVSGYTIHRQCGSGLQSMNNAHQQIMCEFADVIIAGGAESMSTAPFYLRNARYGYGAGNGLLLDPNTESQPRAQPMETYGPLTMGMTAENLAEHYQISRTEQDEFALRSQENAKKAIVSGLFEEQIVPYELKTKNGIVEFKVDEHPRETTLEKLSSLTAVFKENGTVTAGNSSGRNDGAGVILMMSEEASVKYELKPKARIIAQATAGVSPVIMGIGPAPSTRKALKQADLKLEEIGLIELNEAFAAQSLAVIKELSLDIEKVNVNGGAIALGHPLGGTGGVLMTKLLHEMERRGEKYGMVTLCIGGGLGITTIIENLQV is encoded by the coding sequence TTGAAAAATCCTGTCATTATTGATTCTGTCCGAACGGCTGTCGGTCGAATGGGCGGTGCGTTAAAGGATGTAGAAGTAGATTATTTAGCCGCGAAGGTCATCAATGAGATTGTCGCTCGAACAGGGATTGATGCTAATACGGTCGATGAGGTCATCCTTGGACAGGCAAAGCAAAGCACGGATTCTCCTAATCTCGCGAGGCTTGCCCTATTAAGAGCAGGCCTGCCAATAGAAGTATCAGGCTACACAATTCATCGTCAATGCGGCTCCGGGCTCCAGTCAATGAACAATGCCCATCAGCAAATCATGTGCGAGTTTGCGGATGTCATTATTGCTGGCGGTGCGGAGAGTATGAGTACGGCACCGTTTTATTTACGTAATGCCCGCTATGGCTATGGGGCAGGAAATGGGCTGCTCCTTGACCCAAATACGGAAAGCCAGCCAAGAGCACAGCCGATGGAAACATATGGCCCTCTTACAATGGGAATGACTGCTGAAAACTTGGCTGAGCATTATCAAATATCAAGGACAGAACAAGATGAATTTGCCCTAAGGAGTCAGGAAAATGCCAAGAAGGCCATTGTGAGCGGATTATTTGAAGAGCAAATAGTTCCTTATGAGCTGAAGACAAAAAACGGAATTGTCGAGTTCAAGGTGGATGAGCATCCTCGTGAAACAACACTAGAGAAACTGTCCTCTTTAACAGCTGTTTTTAAAGAGAATGGAACCGTAACTGCCGGTAACTCAAGCGGAAGAAATGACGGAGCAGGTGTTATCTTGATGATGTCTGAAGAAGCTAGTGTGAAGTATGAGCTGAAGCCAAAAGCCCGAATAATCGCCCAGGCGACTGCCGGCGTCTCTCCTGTGATCATGGGAATTGGTCCTGCTCCCTCGACAAGAAAGGCGTTGAAGCAAGCGGACCTTAAGCTTGAGGAAATCGGCTTAATTGAACTAAATGAAGCATTTGCGGCACAATCTCTTGCGGTAATCAAGGAGCTTTCCCTTGATATCGAGAAGGTAAACGTAAATGGCGGCGCTATTGCACTTGGCCATCCATTAGGCGGAACTGGAGGGGTACTTATGACGAAGCTTCTTCACGAAATGGAGCGAAGAGGAGAAAAATACGGCATGGTGACTCTATGTATCGGTGGAGGCCTCGGTATAACGACCATCATAGAAAACTTGCAGGTGTAA
- a CDS encoding (2Fe-2S)-binding protein, producing the protein MKAKKADVLPFNQKRKITLSITVNGIRYHLLVNPMEKVMNLLRERLLLFGTLEPCGRGQCQACTVLIEGEMLKSCLLLAHQVNGKSITTIKNVAQRENENKRFMMDERSMLEINPPPSKEQIEQALAVTISQERPEPAQRLAGSSHGTWH; encoded by the coding sequence ATGAAGGCTAAGAAAGCTGATGTTTTGCCATTCAATCAAAAACGGAAAATAACCTTATCCATTACAGTGAACGGCATTCGGTATCATTTATTGGTGAATCCGATGGAAAAGGTCATGAATCTTTTGCGTGAAAGGCTTCTCCTTTTTGGAACTCTTGAACCTTGCGGAAGGGGTCAATGCCAAGCATGTACGGTTCTTATAGAGGGAGAAATGCTTAAATCATGTCTCCTTCTGGCACATCAAGTAAATGGGAAGTCAATCACTACCATAAAAAATGTGGCACAGAGAGAAAATGAAAATAAAAGATTCATGATGGATGAAAGGAGCATGCTAGAGATCAATCCACCACCTTCAAAGGAACAAATCGAGCAGGCATTAGCTGTGACCATATCGCAGGAGAGACCAGAGCCTGCACAAAGGCTGGCTGGTTCCAGTCATGGCACTTGGCATTAA
- a CDS encoding CaiB/BaiF CoA transferase family protein gives MLQGIRILDFTQYLPGPHATHRLADMGAEVIKIEAPFGDPARFSLDENEQGPVFLAQNRKKKSVVLNLKDSSDRESALELAREADILIEGFRPGVASRIGIGYDEIKQVNPEIIYCSLTGYGQTGPLSHLGGHDINYMALSGMLAQMKDENGKPHLPSNTLADFIGGISASEAILAALVKKMQTGAGSYIDLAITKSLLPLMSNHVLIESLTGEKHGVEKLNSVFVCYTLYETADHRYISLGALEQKFWHNFCDALGREDWKSKQFSKASPGDPVYEEISAAIKEKTLKEWSQFALKVDCCMAPVLESDDLAYADGLKEWNLISDNGSYRYMANQFTGLSESTRDTEPPALGAHTKECLSKFTHGGS, from the coding sequence ATGCTACAGGGAATTCGTATATTGGATTTCACGCAATATTTACCCGGCCCGCATGCCACGCACCGGCTGGCGGACATGGGAGCTGAAGTGATCAAGATAGAGGCTCCATTTGGTGACCCGGCTCGTTTCTCCTTGGATGAAAATGAACAAGGCCCGGTATTTCTTGCCCAAAATCGGAAAAAGAAAAGTGTTGTCTTAAACTTGAAGGATTCATCTGACCGGGAATCAGCGCTCGAGCTAGCACGAGAGGCAGATATACTTATTGAAGGATTCAGACCTGGTGTGGCATCACGAATCGGTATCGGATATGACGAAATCAAGCAGGTGAATCCAGAAATTATTTACTGCTCTTTGACTGGGTATGGTCAAACCGGCCCCCTCAGTCATCTTGGAGGCCATGATATCAACTATATGGCCTTAAGCGGTATGCTCGCTCAAATGAAGGACGAAAACGGCAAGCCTCATCTTCCTAGCAATACACTAGCTGATTTTATAGGGGGAATCAGTGCAAGTGAAGCGATATTAGCCGCTTTAGTGAAGAAAATGCAGACCGGGGCTGGCTCCTATATTGACCTGGCTATAACGAAATCACTGCTTCCGCTTATGTCTAATCATGTTCTAATTGAAAGTTTGACCGGTGAAAAACATGGGGTGGAGAAGTTAAACAGCGTGTTTGTTTGTTATACCCTGTACGAAACAGCTGACCATCGCTATATCTCGCTTGGAGCACTTGAACAGAAATTTTGGCATAACTTTTGTGATGCTCTAGGACGCGAAGACTGGAAGAGCAAACAATTCTCAAAGGCCTCACCTGGAGATCCAGTCTATGAAGAGATCTCCGCGGCCATTAAAGAGAAAACGCTAAAGGAATGGTCTCAATTTGCCCTTAAGGTGGATTGCTGCATGGCGCCTGTCCTTGAATCGGATGATCTTGCCTATGCGGATGGATTAAAGGAATGGAACCTGATCAGTGACAATGGCTCCTATCGTTATATGGCCAATCAATTTACTGGCTTGTCAGAATCAACTCGTGATACGGAACCTCCTGCTCTAGGAGCACACACAAAAGAATGCCTTAGCAAATTCACTCATGGAGGAAGTTGA
- a CDS encoding acyl-CoA dehydrogenase family protein translates to MNFSLSDELIEMKKSIRDFIDHTVDPLAQQIEQDDEIPEKIISMSKELGLFGLSIPEEYGGIGIDMVGKCALYEEIGRTSNGYTTVIGAHTGISSVGIVEMGTEQQKKQYLPDMAKGDRIGAFALTEPSAGSNAAALKTTAVKKGDKYILNGSKHYITNGPIADVFTVMAVTDRDKGAKGITSFIIEKDFPGFVVGKTEEKMGLRGSHSSEIFFEDCEVPDDNVLGTEGLGYINALKILANGRAGLAARNLGSCQKLLELSTKYAHEREQFGKPIFEQQIIQHYLAEIALDTETLRSMTYRVAWMVDQGMNVIKEAAMAKLLGSEIYNRIADKAVQIHGGIGYIKEFPIERYYRDARITKIYEGTSEIQKNIIAAQLHKEYEKNSKIIQV, encoded by the coding sequence ATGAATTTTTCTCTAAGCGATGAACTGATTGAAATGAAGAAGTCCATACGGGATTTTATTGACCATACGGTAGATCCACTCGCCCAGCAAATTGAACAGGATGACGAGATACCAGAGAAGATCATAAGCATGAGCAAGGAGCTGGGTCTATTCGGACTCAGCATCCCTGAAGAATACGGGGGCATTGGGATAGATATGGTCGGTAAATGTGCCCTCTATGAAGAAATAGGCCGTACCTCGAATGGCTATACAACCGTGATTGGGGCCCATACAGGCATTAGTTCAGTGGGAATTGTTGAAATGGGAACTGAGCAGCAGAAGAAGCAGTATTTGCCGGACATGGCGAAAGGAGACCGAATCGGTGCCTTTGCCCTGACAGAGCCTAGCGCAGGTTCAAATGCAGCGGCCTTAAAAACCACCGCGGTCAAAAAAGGGGATAAGTATATCTTAAACGGCTCTAAGCATTACATCACAAACGGCCCAATTGCAGATGTGTTCACAGTTATGGCTGTCACAGACCGGGACAAAGGCGCAAAAGGGATTACATCCTTTATCATTGAAAAGGATTTTCCTGGGTTTGTCGTCGGCAAAACAGAAGAGAAGATGGGACTGCGCGGTTCGCATTCGTCTGAAATTTTCTTTGAGGATTGTGAGGTCCCCGATGATAACGTGCTTGGAACAGAGGGGCTTGGCTACATAAATGCGCTGAAAATATTGGCTAACGGACGAGCGGGGCTTGCCGCCCGAAATCTTGGCTCATGCCAAAAGCTGCTTGAGCTTTCCACTAAATATGCACATGAGCGCGAACAGTTCGGAAAACCGATTTTTGAGCAGCAAATCATTCAGCATTATCTCGCTGAAATTGCCCTTGATACGGAAACACTCCGCTCCATGACATACAGGGTTGCCTGGATGGTTGACCAAGGGATGAATGTGATTAAAGAAGCGGCCATGGCAAAGCTCCTCGGATCAGAAATCTATAACCGTATTGCTGACAAAGCCGTTCAAATCCATGGGGGTATTGGGTATATCAAGGAATTCCCGATTGAACGCTATTACCGTGACGCCCGCATCACGAAAATTTATGAAGGAACCTCTGAAATTCAGAAGAACATTATCGCTGCTCAGCTTCATAAGGAATATGAGAAGAACTCAAAGATTATACAGGTATAA
- a CDS encoding acetyl-CoA hydrolase/transferase family protein, producing MTLSNWLSEYTRRQLRADEAVSVLQSHDRVFLAPFCNEPQTLVEELVRQRDRFEETVLYTLNIGSPCLYAEPECQSHFIIHSFLHSAKLQKAHSHNFCEYLPVNLSQIPIWLEENPVDAALIQVTPPDEHGSCHLGISVDIIHSLIKYAKVVIAQVNEMLPITNGDGSVNVCEIDYFVLSNRPMVEVQSAEGRKEETIIGKYVAELIPNQATIQVGVGRLADSILSSLEGKNHLGIHSGSITDKVVDLIESGVVTNAYKEIDQNETICTTLTGTKRLYDFAHHNEAIQLKGVEYTHNPAVIAQISQFCSINSALEVDLLGNVNAEQVGKYPVGGVGGQMDFIIGSRLSKGGRSIIALPSTARGGTESRIKLTASSITSAKSEINFVVTEYGIASLFGKTVKERCTELLAIVHPAFKEDLQWQLNQIVS from the coding sequence ATGACTCTCTCAAATTGGCTGAGTGAATATACGAGGCGGCAGCTTAGGGCTGACGAAGCTGTTTCTGTTCTCCAATCACATGATAGAGTCTTTCTTGCTCCCTTTTGCAATGAACCTCAAACACTAGTGGAAGAATTGGTCCGCCAAAGGGACCGATTCGAAGAAACCGTTCTTTATACACTCAATATCGGCAGTCCCTGTCTTTATGCAGAGCCGGAATGTCAGTCTCATTTTATCATTCATAGCTTTCTGCATTCAGCAAAGCTTCAAAAAGCCCATTCTCATAACTTCTGTGAATACCTGCCTGTAAATTTATCTCAGATTCCAATATGGCTCGAAGAAAATCCTGTTGATGCTGCGCTTATTCAAGTGACACCGCCTGATGAGCATGGCAGCTGTCATTTAGGCATTTCAGTAGATATTATCCATTCCCTCATTAAATATGCGAAGGTCGTTATCGCACAAGTGAATGAGATGCTGCCTATTACAAATGGGGATGGCTCCGTTAATGTTTGCGAAATCGACTATTTTGTTTTATCTAATCGGCCAATGGTTGAAGTTCAATCAGCAGAGGGAAGAAAAGAAGAAACCATCATTGGGAAATATGTAGCTGAATTAATCCCCAATCAGGCCACTATCCAGGTAGGAGTAGGACGCCTTGCAGATAGTATTCTCAGCTCTTTAGAAGGCAAGAACCATCTTGGCATCCACTCCGGCTCCATTACAGACAAGGTTGTGGACCTTATCGAATCAGGTGTTGTGACAAATGCCTATAAAGAAATAGACCAAAACGAAACCATTTGCACAACCTTGACGGGAACGAAGAGATTATATGATTTTGCTCATCATAATGAAGCCATTCAGCTTAAAGGGGTAGAGTACACTCATAATCCGGCTGTCATTGCCCAAATCAGTCAGTTTTGCTCCATCAACTCAGCACTGGAGGTAGATCTTTTAGGCAATGTCAATGCTGAGCAGGTCGGAAAATATCCTGTCGGAGGAGTCGGCGGGCAAATGGATTTCATCATAGGTTCCCGTCTTTCGAAGGGCGGTCGTTCTATTATTGCGCTGCCTTCAACTGCCAGGGGAGGAACGGAATCAAGAATCAAGCTTACTGCCTCATCTATTACATCAGCCAAATCAGAGATTAATTTTGTTGTGACAGAATATGGGATTGCTAGTCTATTCGGGAAAACAGTTAAAGAAAGATGTACAGAACTGCTTGCGATTGTTCATCCGGCCTTCAAGGAGGATCTACAATGGCAGCTGAATCAAATAGTCTCCTGA
- a CDS encoding acyl-CoA dehydrogenase family protein: MNAAEHKEQAKFHDELRQSVCSICAKYPDEYWRKLDAELAYPEEFVDDITKNGFLAALIPEEYGGSGLGMMEASIILEEINRSGGNAGACHAQMYTMGTLLRHGSLAQKRQYLPKIADGTLRLQAFGVTEPNTGTDTTKLRTFAERVGDKYIVNGQKVFISRAEHSDLMILLVRTTPLEQVKKKTDGLSVLLIDLKEAIDNGLTIKPIRTMMNHATTELFMEDMEVPAENLIGEEGRGFRYILDGMNAERILIAAECIGDGRWFIDRAADYSKQRIVFNRPIGQNQGIQFPIAKSHIQIEAADLMRIKAAELFDRGESCGAEANMAKLLAADASWEAANVAMQTHGGFGFTEEYDIERKFRETRLYQVAPISTNLILSYVSEHVLGMPRSY, encoded by the coding sequence ATGAATGCAGCAGAGCATAAGGAACAGGCCAAATTTCATGACGAACTACGTCAAAGTGTGTGCAGCATATGCGCTAAATACCCTGATGAGTATTGGCGGAAATTAGACGCTGAATTAGCCTACCCTGAAGAATTTGTGGATGATATTACGAAGAATGGCTTCCTCGCAGCTCTTATTCCAGAGGAGTACGGCGGCTCAGGACTCGGAATGATGGAGGCTTCCATTATTCTTGAGGAGATTAACCGCTCTGGTGGAAACGCAGGTGCCTGCCATGCACAAATGTATACGATGGGAACACTGCTTCGTCATGGAAGTTTAGCACAAAAGCGTCAATACCTCCCTAAGATTGCCGATGGTACCCTTCGGCTGCAGGCCTTTGGGGTAACGGAGCCTAACACAGGCACGGACACGACAAAGCTTCGAACCTTTGCTGAAAGAGTCGGAGATAAATATATCGTCAATGGACAGAAGGTATTTATTTCGCGCGCAGAGCATTCTGATCTGATGATTCTCTTGGTCCGCACAACACCATTGGAGCAAGTCAAAAAGAAAACGGATGGTCTATCCGTCTTATTAATAGATTTAAAAGAAGCAATAGATAATGGTCTGACCATCAAACCAATCCGTACCATGATGAATCATGCAACGACAGAGCTCTTCATGGAAGACATGGAGGTTCCGGCAGAGAACTTAATCGGTGAAGAAGGAAGAGGCTTTCGCTATATTCTTGATGGCATGAATGCGGAAAGAATCTTGATTGCGGCTGAGTGTATCGGAGATGGAAGATGGTTTATTGACCGAGCGGCTGATTACTCAAAGCAAAGAATAGTCTTTAATCGGCCTATTGGACAAAACCAAGGTATTCAATTTCCTATTGCCAAATCCCATATTCAAATAGAAGCGGCTGACCTTATGAGAATAAAGGCAGCGGAATTATTCGACCGAGGTGAATCATGCGGTGCTGAGGCGAATATGGCGAAATTGCTTGCGGCTGATGCCTCATGGGAAGCAGCCAATGTAGCCATGCAGACACATGGAGGTTTTGGATTCACGGAGGAATATGATATTGAACGGAAATTCAGGGAAACAAGACTTTATCAGGTTGCTCCGATATCTACAAACCTCATTTTGTCCTATGTATCCGAACATGTACTAGGCATGCCAAGATCTTATTAA